One segment of Actinomyces sp. 432 DNA contains the following:
- the dnaJ gene encoding molecular chaperone DnaJ, with protein sequence MSDYYDVLGVTRQATAEEIKKAYRKKARQLHPDVAGPGHEDEFKKVSTAYEVLSDSEKRKMYDLGGEDALHGNNGFGGGFTGDFGSFSDLFQQAFFGGAASRGPASRTRRGQDSLLAVDVDLADVVFGTTKTVTMDTYVTCDTCNGSCCAPGTSPVTCAECNGQGSVQRMQRSLLGNVVTSSPCPRCQGYGTVIASPCKECDGEGRKHVRTPIDINIPAGVSTGTRIRMGGRGEAGPAGGPNGDLYVEIHEREHESFTREGDDLYTELRVPMTAAALGATFPLETFDGDRSVSVRAGTQGGDEIVLSGLGVGRLRRPGRGDLRVQIVVETPTRLNDRQRALLTELASLRGEDGYEAPKDESVMGKLKEKLSGR encoded by the coding sequence GTGAGCGACTACTACGACGTCCTCGGCGTAACCCGTCAGGCCACGGCCGAGGAGATCAAGAAGGCCTACCGCAAGAAGGCCCGCCAGCTGCACCCCGATGTCGCCGGACCGGGGCACGAGGACGAGTTCAAGAAGGTATCCACCGCCTACGAGGTCCTCTCGGACTCAGAGAAGCGCAAGATGTACGACCTGGGCGGCGAGGACGCCCTGCACGGCAACAACGGCTTCGGCGGCGGCTTCACCGGGGACTTCGGCAGCTTCTCAGACCTGTTCCAGCAGGCTTTCTTCGGGGGCGCCGCCTCCCGCGGGCCGGCCTCCCGCACCCGCCGCGGCCAGGACTCACTGCTGGCCGTGGACGTGGACCTGGCCGACGTCGTCTTCGGCACCACCAAGACCGTCACCATGGACACCTACGTCACGTGCGATACCTGCAACGGCTCCTGCTGTGCCCCGGGCACCTCCCCGGTCACCTGCGCCGAGTGCAATGGGCAGGGCTCCGTCCAGCGCATGCAACGGTCCCTGCTGGGCAATGTGGTTACCTCCAGCCCCTGCCCGCGCTGCCAGGGCTACGGCACCGTGATCGCCTCCCCCTGCAAGGAGTGCGACGGCGAGGGCCGCAAGCACGTGCGCACTCCCATTGACATCAACATCCCCGCCGGGGTGTCCACCGGCACTCGCATCCGTATGGGCGGGCGCGGCGAGGCCGGACCCGCCGGCGGCCCCAACGGCGACCTGTACGTGGAGATCCACGAGAGGGAGCACGAGTCCTTCACCCGCGAGGGCGACGACCTCTACACCGAGTTGCGCGTGCCCATGACCGCTGCCGCGCTCGGCGCCACCTTCCCGCTGGAGACCTTCGACGGCGACCGCAGCGTCTCCGTGCGCGCCGGCACCCAGGGAGGGGACGAGATCGTCCTGTCTGGCCTGGGCGTGGGGCGGCTGCGCCGGCCCGGCCGCGGCGACCTGCGCGTACAGATCGTGGTGGAGACCCCCACCCGCCTGAACGACCGGCAGCGTGCCCTGCTGACCGAGCTGGCCTCACTGCGCGGGGAGGACGGATACGAGGCGCCCAAGGACGAGTCAGTCATGGGCAAGCTCAAGGAGAAGCTCTCCGGCCGCTGA
- a CDS encoding DUF3097 domain-containing protein: MNTTPSRRLGPVPGSTAARRQALREQAARQQAASQRKDGPAGAGGAATASRRSTAGGGGRADATASPARPSAGNRYGGDVLSVDPHRVGPTAVRPESVHVHLKRGMVLEDRQTGFVGAAVAVEKSGGKHLVVLEDRRGVRRAFPLGPGFWLEGRPVILDPPAPRKRPPAGPVSAGGRRLTASGSYAVEGERARVARASRIWVEGRHDAELVEKVWGDDLRHEGVVVLMLEGVDNLEEAMAQFGPAPQRRAGVLVDHLVPGSKESRIAEQVRSMPGGENVLILGHPYVDVWQAVRPDRLGLRAWPEIPRGTDIKHGTLEALGWPHADQADIARGWQRILATVRSYKDLEPSLLGRMEELIDFVTAPGTH; the protein is encoded by the coding sequence GTGAACACGACACCGTCCCGCCGACTGGGCCCCGTCCCCGGGTCCACCGCCGCCCGCCGTCAGGCCCTGCGTGAGCAGGCCGCCCGCCAGCAGGCCGCTTCACAGCGCAAAGACGGTCCGGCGGGCGCGGGCGGTGCCGCCACGGCCTCCAGGAGGTCCACGGCGGGAGGCGGTGGCCGGGCCGATGCCACTGCCTCGCCCGCGCGTCCCTCGGCGGGCAACCGGTATGGCGGGGACGTGCTGTCGGTGGACCCGCATCGCGTGGGCCCGACGGCGGTGCGACCAGAGTCGGTGCATGTGCACCTCAAGCGCGGCATGGTGCTGGAGGACCGCCAGACCGGATTCGTGGGAGCGGCTGTAGCCGTGGAGAAGTCCGGGGGCAAGCACCTGGTGGTCCTGGAGGACCGGCGGGGCGTACGGCGCGCCTTCCCGCTCGGTCCGGGCTTCTGGCTGGAGGGGCGGCCCGTAATCCTGGATCCGCCCGCCCCGCGCAAGCGTCCACCCGCCGGTCCGGTCAGTGCCGGCGGGCGCAGGCTGACCGCCTCGGGCTCCTACGCCGTTGAGGGCGAGCGGGCCCGGGTGGCGCGAGCCTCGCGGATCTGGGTGGAGGGCAGGCACGACGCCGAGCTGGTGGAGAAGGTGTGGGGCGATGACCTGCGCCATGAGGGCGTGGTGGTGCTCATGCTTGAGGGGGTCGACAACCTCGAGGAGGCAATGGCCCAGTTCGGGCCGGCGCCGCAGCGGCGGGCAGGTGTGCTCGTGGACCACCTGGTGCCAGGTTCTAAGGAGTCGCGCATCGCCGAGCAGGTACGGTCTATGCCGGGCGGGGAGAACGTGCTGATCCTCGGCCACCCGTATGTGGATGTGTGGCAGGCGGTGCGGCCTGACCGGCTGGGGCTGCGGGCCTGGCCGGAGATTCCTCGCGGCACGGACATCAAGCACGGAACCCTGGAGGCTCTCGGGTGGCCGCATGCCGACCAGGCCGATATCGCGCGCGGCTGGCAGCGGATCCTGGCCACGGTGCGCTCGTATAAGGACCTGGAGCCGAGCCTGCTGGGTCGCATGGAGGAGCTGATCGACTTCGTCACCGCCCCCGGCACCCACTGA
- the hrcA gene encoding heat-inducible transcriptional repressor HrcA — MSDDRRLKVLSAIVTDYVRTREPVGSRALVERYQLGVSPATIRNDMATLEDEGYIHQPHTSAGRVPTEKGYRRFVDEVARIKPLSAPERAAINALLSGAVDLEQVVARTVRALAQLTGQLAVVEYPSLRRTTLRHLELVALGPTRLLLIIITDTGRVEQRTVGLSGRGPDGLVDPAVLERLRLRLNTALVGRRAAEVVPVLAALAEQAPDDERAVLAAVTDELIAALRPDAEERIVVAGTANLARSLDFTAIGALLDAVEEQVVLLRLFSSADAARIGEEDDTGTTVRIGSETHEDALAEASVVSAAYGPGDAVAHLGVIGPTRMDYPATMAAVRAVARYLSRFLTDSETAAG; from the coding sequence ATGTCGGACGATCGCCGTCTGAAGGTGCTGTCCGCCATCGTCACCGACTATGTACGCACCCGCGAGCCGGTCGGCTCCCGCGCCCTGGTGGAGCGCTACCAGCTGGGCGTGTCTCCGGCCACCATCCGCAACGATATGGCCACCTTGGAGGATGAGGGCTATATCCACCAGCCGCACACCAGTGCCGGCCGCGTCCCCACCGAGAAGGGCTACCGCCGCTTCGTCGACGAGGTCGCGCGCATCAAGCCCCTGTCCGCTCCCGAGCGGGCCGCCATCAACGCCCTGCTCTCCGGGGCTGTGGACCTGGAGCAGGTGGTCGCCCGCACCGTGCGCGCGCTGGCGCAGCTGACCGGGCAGCTCGCCGTCGTCGAGTACCCCAGCCTGCGCCGCACCACCCTGCGCCACCTGGAGCTGGTGGCCCTGGGACCCACCCGCCTACTGCTGATCATCATCACCGACACCGGCCGGGTGGAGCAGCGCACCGTCGGCCTGTCCGGACGCGGCCCCGACGGGCTGGTCGACCCCGCAGTGCTGGAGCGGCTGCGCCTGCGACTGAATACCGCCCTGGTAGGTCGGCGCGCAGCCGAGGTCGTTCCGGTGCTCGCGGCGCTTGCCGAGCAGGCTCCCGACGACGAGCGGGCCGTACTGGCGGCCGTCACCGATGAGCTGATCGCCGCGCTGCGCCCCGACGCCGAGGAGCGCATCGTGGTTGCAGGCACCGCTAACCTCGCCCGCTCCCTGGACTTCACCGCCATCGGCGCACTCCTGGACGCGGTTGAGGAGCAGGTGGTGCTGCTGCGGCTGTTCAGCTCCGCTGACGCCGCCCGCATCGGTGAGGAGGATGACACCGGTACCACCGTGCGGATCGGCTCGGAGACGCACGAGGATGCCCTGGCAGAGGCCTCCGTGGTCTCCGCCGCCTACGGACCGGGAGACGCAGTCGCCCACTTGGGCGTCATCGGCCCAACCCGTATGGACTACCCGGCCACCATGGCGGCTGTCCGCGCCGTCGCCCGCTACCTGTCCAGATTCCTTACCGACTCTGAAACCGCCGCGGGCTGA